In a genomic window of Halalkalicoccus sp. CG83:
- a CDS encoding DsbA family protein produces MHQPSRRTFLAAASAGVAGLAGCLGGGGGESEGRDCSDEQRSVEVPAAGDPDSDVTVAAYEDFACPGCREYVLNVLPRIEDEYVEPGEIAYEHRDLPIPVDEEWSWKVPNAALVVFEEAGQEAYYEFIPNAYQHQGDYSEETVVDVATDLGADESAVRDALESEPFCEQLNESRSAALDRGVEATPTVFVNDQQLESPDEQELREAIEAELG; encoded by the coding sequence ATGCACCAGCCATCTCGACGAACGTTCCTCGCGGCCGCCTCCGCCGGCGTCGCGGGGCTCGCCGGCTGTCTCGGCGGTGGCGGCGGCGAGAGCGAGGGACGCGACTGCTCGGACGAGCAGCGGAGCGTCGAGGTGCCGGCCGCGGGCGACCCCGACAGCGACGTGACCGTCGCGGCCTACGAGGACTTCGCGTGTCCCGGCTGTCGGGAGTACGTCCTGAACGTCCTTCCGCGGATCGAGGACGAGTACGTCGAGCCCGGGGAGATCGCCTACGAGCATCGCGATCTCCCGATACCGGTCGACGAGGAGTGGTCCTGGAAGGTGCCCAACGCCGCCCTCGTCGTCTTCGAGGAGGCGGGACAGGAGGCGTACTACGAGTTCATCCCGAACGCCTACCAGCACCAGGGCGACTACTCCGAGGAGACGGTCGTCGACGTCGCCACGGATCTCGGCGCCGACGAGAGCGCCGTCAGGGACGCTCTCGAGTCGGAACCGTTCTGCGAGCAGCTCAACGAGAGCCGCTCGGCGGCGCTGGATCGCGGCGTCGAGGCCACCCCGACGGTGTTCGTCAACGACCAGCAGTTGGAGTCACCCGACGAGCAGGAGCTCCGCGAGGCGATCGAGGCGGAGCTGGGCTGA
- a CDS encoding SCO family protein, producing the protein MDRRTYLRGAAVTGAALVAGCLGRADDETVLDEPDDQGTDSENLPYPAYGETFPESTLPDPLRDREVSTAEFEGERVVLMTFLFTRCPDGVCPALTQVLRHAQADAIENDYADEVALLATTFDVERDTPEVLREYGEAQGVDYEAENWHFLRPESEERAREVVTETYGVEYQRVDPEQLEGDHSDHEMGEYSFNHYPITYLVNREGYVERAYAGVPETSRVVEDVGTVADG; encoded by the coding sequence ATGGACCGGCGTACGTATCTCCGCGGGGCCGCCGTGACCGGGGCGGCGCTCGTCGCCGGCTGTCTGGGGCGGGCCGACGACGAGACCGTCCTCGACGAGCCCGACGACCAGGGTACCGACAGCGAGAACCTGCCCTACCCCGCCTACGGCGAGACGTTTCCCGAGTCGACGCTGCCCGATCCGCTCCGCGACCGGGAGGTCTCGACCGCGGAGTTCGAGGGCGAGCGGGTCGTCCTGATGACGTTCCTCTTCACCCGCTGTCCCGACGGCGTCTGCCCGGCGCTCACGCAGGTGCTCCGCCACGCGCAGGCCGACGCGATCGAGAACGACTACGCCGACGAGGTCGCGCTGCTCGCGACCACCTTCGACGTCGAACGCGACACCCCCGAGGTGCTCCGCGAGTACGGCGAGGCCCAGGGCGTCGACTACGAGGCCGAGAACTGGCACTTCCTGCGTCCCGAGAGCGAGGAGCGCGCCCGCGAGGTCGTCACGGAGACCTACGGGGTCGAGTATCAGCGCGTCGACCCCGAACAGCTCGAGGGCGACCACTCGGACCACGAGATGGGCGAGTACAGCTTCAACCACTACCCGATCACCTACCTCGTCAACCGCGAGGGCTACGTCGAGCGCGCCTACGCCGGGGTGCCCGAGACCTCGCGCGTCGTCGAGGACGTCGGGACAGTCGCCGACGGCTGA
- a CDS encoding TlpA family protein disulfide reductase — translation MRRRDLLAGAASAGVVGVGAWAVTAGSLGSGHEPVTLETIEVPGSESGEVRVPEPGRVSFLDFFGTWCGPCETQMPALAAAHGRVEGTDVQFLSITNEPIGRTLSREEVAAWWAEHDGAWTVAHDADHRLTERHDVTRLPTAVVLDGENSVTWSHVGIAEADELVSAIEDAR, via the coding sequence ATGCGTCGGCGTGATCTCCTCGCGGGCGCCGCGAGCGCGGGCGTGGTCGGGGTCGGCGCGTGGGCGGTCACCGCCGGATCGCTCGGTAGCGGTCACGAGCCGGTGACCCTCGAGACGATCGAGGTTCCCGGGAGCGAGTCCGGCGAGGTCCGGGTGCCCGAACCCGGGAGGGTGAGCTTCCTCGACTTCTTCGGCACGTGGTGTGGCCCCTGTGAGACACAGATGCCCGCGCTCGCGGCGGCCCACGGCCGGGTCGAGGGGACGGACGTCCAGTTTCTCTCGATCACGAACGAACCGATCGGTCGGACCCTCTCCCGGGAGGAGGTCGCGGCGTGGTGGGCGGAACACGATGGCGCCTGGACCGTCGCCCACGACGCGGACCACCGGCTCACCGAACGCCACGACGTGACCCGGCTGCCGACCGCCGTGGTGCTCGACGGCGAGAACAGCGTCACGTGGTCGCACGTCGGGATCGCCGAGGCCGACGAACTGGTCTCGGCGATCGAGGACGCCCGCTGA
- a CDS encoding cytochrome c biogenesis CcdA family protein, producing MVALELLGTTAFAFGAGVATFFSPCAYPLLPGYVGYYVSRADADANPVGGALVRGLAAGTGVLAVFGTLAALALAVGQAGFERLVLLEPLVGAALVAFGLLVALDRAPSFRVALPERRTSVLGFGVFGAVYALAAAGCVVPIVLGVFLRAIAAPPLETALVMGAYAGGVSLLMVATTVATGVGVALGTARFVGYGARLTRLAGAVMVLAGLGQLYLSVFVLEVL from the coding sequence ATGGTCGCCCTCGAACTCCTCGGAACGACGGCGTTCGCGTTCGGGGCCGGGGTCGCGACCTTCTTCTCGCCGTGTGCGTACCCCTTGTTGCCCGGCTACGTCGGCTACTACGTCTCCCGGGCCGACGCCGACGCGAACCCCGTCGGCGGCGCGCTGGTGAGGGGGCTGGCCGCCGGCACCGGCGTGCTGGCGGTCTTCGGTACGCTCGCGGCGCTCGCGCTCGCGGTCGGCCAGGCCGGCTTCGAACGGCTCGTGTTGCTCGAGCCGCTCGTTGGCGCGGCGCTGGTGGCCTTCGGCCTGCTCGTAGCCCTCGATCGGGCCCCCTCGTTCCGGGTCGCCCTGCCCGAGCGTCGAACGAGCGTCCTCGGCTTCGGAGTGTTCGGCGCGGTCTACGCGCTCGCGGCCGCCGGCTGTGTCGTGCCGATCGTGCTCGGGGTGTTCCTGCGGGCGATCGCCGCGCCGCCGCTGGAGACGGCGCTCGTGATGGGCGCGTACGCGGGCGGCGTGAGCCTGCTGATGGTGGCGACGACCGTCGCGACCGGCGTCGGCGTGGCGCTCGGCACGGCGCGGTTCGTCGGTTACGGCGCCCGGCTGACGCGGCTCGCCGGCGCGGTCATGGTGCTCGCCGGACTCGGCCAGCTGTATCTCTCGGTGTTCGTCCTCGAGGTGCTCTGA
- a CDS encoding carboxypeptidase-like regulatory domain-containing protein translates to MEPERSIGRRRFVSRAGVLCLLALAGCTDDGEDGGDENADTEVTATEDGNGENGTEEGIEAGDENETEAVEEEPPVPEIEGANVFVEVVDEEGVPVPGATVTVTGGTYDGATFETDAGGGVILQDVEPGEYVIAATTDAGEDERAVSIEEEEDAHVTLTVPTPRAADNESDGGNETEDDA, encoded by the coding sequence ATGGAGCCCGAACGATCGATCGGTCGTCGCCGATTCGTCTCGCGCGCCGGTGTGCTCTGTCTCCTCGCGCTCGCGGGCTGTACGGACGACGGCGAGGACGGCGGTGACGAGAACGCCGACACCGAGGTCACCGCGACGGAGGACGGCAACGGGGAGAACGGAACGGAGGAGGGGATCGAGGCGGGTGACGAGAACGAGACGGAGGCCGTAGAGGAGGAGCCGCCGGTCCCGGAGATCGAGGGGGCGAACGTCTTCGTCGAGGTCGTCGACGAGGAGGGGGTCCCGGTCCCCGGCGCGACGGTCACCGTCACCGGCGGCACGTACGACGGGGCGACGTTCGAGACCGACGCCGGCGGCGGCGTGATCCTGCAGGACGTCGAGCCGGGCGAGTACGTGATCGCCGCGACGACCGACGCGGGCGAGGACGAGCGGGCGGTCTCGATCGAGGAGGAGGAGGACGCGCACGTCACCCTGACGGTTCCGACCCCGAGAGCGGCGGACAACGAGAGCGACGGGGGGAACGAAACCGAGGACGACGCCTGA
- a CDS encoding translation initiation factor IF-2 subunit gamma — MEATLTTQTQQPEVNIGLVGHVDHGKTTLVQALSGSWTDQHSEEMKRGISIRLGYADATLRRCPGVEEPGCYTIEETCPDGSESEVLRTVSFVDAPGHETLMATMLSGASIMDGAVLVVSATEDVPQPQTEEHLMALDIIGIENIVIAQNKVDLVDRERAEQNHQQIQEFVSGTVAEDAPIVPISAQQEVNIDLLINALEEEIPTPERNPGADTRMHVARSFDINRPGTTWQDLTGGVIGGSLVSGRLTVEDELEIRPGREVEEGGQSEWQSIHTDVRSVQAGGTQVDEATPGGLLGVGTGLDPSLTKGDALAGQIAGTPGTLPPTWESFTMDVDLLERIVGAEEGETVEEISTGEPLMMTIGTATTVGAVTSAREGECEVSLKRPVCAPDGAKIAINRRVGTRWRLIGIGTLKE, encoded by the coding sequence ATGGAGGCAACCTTGACGACACAAACGCAACAACCGGAGGTGAACATCGGACTCGTCGGCCACGTCGACCACGGGAAGACGACGCTCGTGCAGGCGCTTTCCGGGTCGTGGACCGACCAGCACTCGGAGGAGATGAAGCGCGGTATCTCGATCCGGCTGGGATACGCCGACGCGACGCTCCGGCGCTGTCCGGGCGTCGAGGAGCCCGGGTGTTACACCATCGAGGAGACCTGCCCCGACGGCAGCGAGAGCGAGGTCCTTCGGACGGTGTCGTTCGTCGACGCGCCGGGCCACGAGACGCTGATGGCGACGATGCTCTCGGGCGCGTCGATCATGGACGGCGCCGTGCTGGTGGTGAGCGCCACCGAGGACGTCCCCCAGCCCCAGACCGAGGAACACCTGATGGCGCTCGACATCATCGGAATCGAGAACATCGTCATCGCCCAGAACAAGGTCGACCTCGTCGACCGCGAACGCGCAGAGCAGAACCACCAGCAGATCCAGGAGTTCGTCTCGGGAACGGTCGCGGAGGACGCCCCGATCGTCCCGATCAGTGCCCAGCAGGAGGTCAACATCGACCTGCTGATCAACGCGCTCGAGGAGGAGATCCCCACGCCCGAGCGCAACCCCGGCGCCGACACCCGGATGCACGTCGCGCGGAGCTTCGACATCAACCGTCCGGGAACGACCTGGCAGGACCTCACCGGCGGCGTGATCGGCGGCAGCCTCGTCTCCGGCCGCCTGACGGTCGAGGACGAACTCGAGATCCGCCCCGGCCGCGAGGTCGAGGAGGGCGGCCAGTCGGAGTGGCAGTCGATCCACACCGACGTCCGGTCGGTGCAGGCCGGCGGCACCCAGGTCGACGAGGCCACCCCCGGCGGCCTGCTCGGCGTCGGCACCGGCCTCGATCCGAGCCTGACGAAGGGCGACGCGCTCGCGGGCCAGATCGCGGGCACGCCCGGCACGCTCCCGCCCACCTGGGAGTCGTTCACCATGGACGTCGACCTCCTCGAGCGCATCGTCGGCGCCGAGGAGGGCGAGACCGTCGAGGAGATCAGCACGGGCGAGCCGCTGATGATGACGATCGGCACCGCCACGACCGTCGGCGCGGTCACGAGCGCCCGCGAGGGCGAGTGTGAGGTCAGCCTCAAGCGACCCGTCTGTGCGCCGGACGGCGCGAAGATCGCGATCAACCGCCGGGTCGGGACGCGCTGGCGGCTCATCGGCATCGGGACGCTGAAGGAGTAG
- a CDS encoding twitching motility protein PilT — MGAVCMDTNALMMPIESGVRVFEELERLVPEAEPVAPEAVVRELRGLAGGAGEEAVAASVGLDLVREHCRIVESRESHADDAIVSLAAAGEFAYVVTNDGPLRGRLLDAGVPVIGLRGRNKLEVTQP, encoded by the coding sequence ATGGGCGCGGTCTGTATGGACACCAACGCGCTGATGATGCCGATCGAATCCGGCGTGCGCGTGTTCGAGGAGCTCGAACGCCTCGTCCCCGAGGCCGAGCCGGTCGCACCCGAGGCGGTGGTCCGCGAACTTCGCGGACTGGCCGGGGGCGCCGGCGAGGAGGCGGTCGCCGCGAGCGTCGGACTCGACCTCGTACGCGAACACTGTCGGATCGTCGAGAGCCGGGAATCACACGCTGACGACGCCATCGTCTCGCTCGCCGCCGCGGGCGAGTTCGCGTACGTCGTCACGAACGACGGCCCGCTGCGCGGGCGCCTGCTCGACGCCGGCGTTCCAGTAATTGGTTTAAGGGGCCGGAACAAACTCGAAGTCACTCAACCATAA
- a CDS encoding DNA-directed RNA polymerase — translation MYKRVTLKDTVEVPPEKLADVSTDMVRKLLQDKLEGRMDAGVGSVVSVVDVRDIGTGAVLPNRPGVYYEAEFDAVTFDPEMQEVIDGTVVEVVEFGAFIGIGPVDGLLHVSQISDEYLSYDAENQQLASTESNRTLGVDDAVRARIVTKSIDERNPRDSKIGLTAKQPGLGKHGWLEEERERRQQAAGDD, via the coding sequence ATGTACAAACGGGTTACACTCAAGGACACGGTCGAGGTGCCGCCGGAGAAGCTGGCGGACGTCTCGACCGACATGGTCCGCAAGCTGCTTCAGGACAAGCTCGAGGGTCGTATGGACGCGGGCGTCGGGTCGGTCGTCTCGGTCGTCGACGTTCGGGACATCGGGACGGGTGCCGTCCTCCCCAACCGACCCGGCGTCTACTACGAGGCGGAGTTCGACGCCGTCACGTTCGACCCCGAGATGCAGGAGGTGATCGACGGAACGGTCGTAGAAGTCGTCGAGTTCGGCGCGTTCATCGGGATCGGCCCCGTCGACGGGCTGTTGCACGTCTCGCAGATCTCCGACGAGTATCTCTCCTACGACGCCGAGAACCAGCAGCTCGCCTCGACGGAATCGAACCGAACGCTGGGCGTCGACGACGCCGTGCGCGCCCGGATCGTCACCAAGAGCATCGACGAGCGAAACCCTCGGGACTCGAAGATCGGGCTTACGGCCAAACAACCCGGCCTCGGCAAGCACGGCTGGCTCGAGGAGGAACGCGAGAGACGCCAGCAGGCGGCGGGTGACGACTAG
- the spt4 gene encoding transcription elongation factor subunit Spt4 produces the protein MARTRLVCRDCHRVLDPDVNTCPNCGSTSLTEDWAGYVVIAHPEESEIAKEMQVTEPGEYALKVR, from the coding sequence ATGGCGCGGACCCGACTCGTCTGTCGTGACTGCCATCGGGTGCTCGACCCCGACGTCAACACCTGTCCCAACTGCGGATCGACCTCGCTCACCGAGGACTGGGCCGGCTACGTCGTCATCGCCCACCCCGAGGAGAGCGAGATCGCAAAGGAGATGCAGGTGACCGAACCCGGCGAGTACGCGCTGAAGGTCCGGTGA
- a CDS encoding GTP-dependent dephospho-CoA kinase family protein, with the protein MGAGGSDPDADPEAAVVLSLPDSLRGAFKDPLGPIETDAERLAGDVVGPLVTVGDVVTYHFERIGHTPDVAVVDGLTERDAVDDDVARTLEASDARPREATNPAATLSASILRTLRAAMEAPEPTVIDVDGEEDLVTLPAIAIAPEGASVVYGQPGEGMVHVRVDEDVRERARGLLDQMDGDRERAWELLEG; encoded by the coding sequence ATGGGCGCCGGCGGCTCCGATCCCGACGCCGACCCGGAGGCTGCGGTCGTCCTCTCGCTGCCCGACTCCCTCCGGGGGGCGTTCAAGGACCCGCTGGGACCGATCGAGACCGACGCCGAACGCCTGGCCGGCGACGTCGTCGGCCCGCTCGTGACGGTCGGCGACGTCGTCACCTACCACTTCGAGCGGATCGGCCACACCCCGGACGTCGCGGTGGTCGACGGGCTCACCGAGCGCGATGCGGTCGACGACGACGTCGCCCGGACGCTCGAGGCGAGCGACGCCCGTCCGCGGGAGGCGACCAACCCAGCGGCGACCCTCTCGGCGTCGATACTCCGGACCCTTCGGGCTGCGATGGAGGCGCCCGAGCCGACCGTGATCGACGTCGACGGCGAGGAGGACCTCGTGACGCTGCCCGCGATCGCGATCGCGCCCGAGGGCGCGAGCGTCGTCTACGGTCAGCCCGGCGAGGGAATGGTCCACGTACGGGTGGACGAGGACGTCCGCGAGCGGGCGCGGGGGCTGCTCGATCAGATGGACGGCGATCGAGAGCGGGCGTGGGAACTGCTGGAAGGATGA
- a CDS encoding AzlC family ABC transporter permease, whose product MTAGNQHRPDGEERDDGEPTGRTVTFDRHGVRAGFLTTLPIAVGVGGYGIAFGVLAARAGLSAAEAALMSATVVAGASQIVAVELWAEPIPIATILLATFAINLRYSLMGAALQPWFSQLSAKQAYGSLFLMADENWALTMRDLRSGSGRGAFLLGSGIAVWTFWVGSTVLGTIAGGVIGDPAVYGIDFILAAVFVALAAELWKGRSSLVPWTVALVTALLAAELLPGQWYILAGGAVAGAVEVIRYDE is encoded by the coding sequence GTGACTGCAGGGAATCAGCACCGCCCGGACGGGGAGGAACGCGACGACGGGGAGCCGACGGGCCGGACCGTCACGTTCGACCGTCACGGGGTTCGTGCTGGCTTTCTCACGACGCTCCCGATCGCCGTCGGAGTCGGCGGCTACGGGATCGCCTTCGGCGTGCTCGCCGCCCGGGCCGGACTGAGCGCCGCGGAGGCGGCGCTGATGAGCGCGACCGTCGTCGCGGGCGCCTCCCAGATCGTCGCCGTCGAACTCTGGGCCGAGCCGATCCCGATCGCGACGATCCTGCTCGCGACGTTCGCGATCAACCTCCGCTACTCGCTGATGGGCGCGGCGCTCCAGCCGTGGTTCAGCCAGCTCTCGGCGAAGCAGGCCTACGGTAGCCTCTTTCTCATGGCCGACGAGAACTGGGCGCTGACGATGCGCGATCTCAGGTCGGGCAGCGGCCGGGGGGCGTTCCTCCTCGGGAGTGGCATCGCCGTCTGGACGTTCTGGGTCGGCTCGACGGTCCTCGGAACGATCGCCGGCGGGGTGATCGGCGATCCCGCGGTCTACGGCATCGACTTCATCCTGGCGGCCGTCTTCGTCGCGCTCGCGGCCGAACTCTGGAAGGGTCGTTCGTCGCTCGTCCCCTGGACCGTCGCGCTCGTGACCGCGCTGCTCGCGGCCGAACTCCTCCCTGGCCAGTGGTACATCCTCGCCGGTGGAGCGGTCGCCGGCGCCGTCGAGGTGATCCGCTACGATGAGTGA
- a CDS encoding AzlD family protein, whose product MSEALSLDPLVVGVVLAMAVVTFVTKVGGLWLLSRFEVSDRLESGISVLPGAIVIAILGPELAEGGPAEWAAAGLTLLVMWRTGNILLALIAGVVGVVAFRALA is encoded by the coding sequence ATGAGTGAAGCATTATCGCTCGACCCGCTCGTCGTCGGCGTCGTGCTCGCGATGGCCGTCGTGACGTTCGTCACGAAGGTCGGCGGGCTGTGGCTGCTCAGCCGATTCGAGGTGAGCGATCGGCTCGAGAGCGGTATCTCCGTGCTTCCCGGCGCGATCGTGATCGCGATCCTCGGACCGGAACTCGCCGAAGGCGGTCCGGCGGAGTGGGCCGCGGCGGGCCTCACGCTGCTGGTGATGTGGCGAACGGGGAACATCCTGCTCGCGCTGATCGCCGGCGTGGTCGGCGTCGTGGCATTCAGGGCGCTCGCATAG
- a CDS encoding CBS domain-containing protein — MDIADIATTDYTEADVGERFGKIRAAFEESNPKAIVITDDGEYAGIVTERQILQSHVEDNTKASAFMRSAPRIDRAEDIREVARMLVEGGTKAAPVFNGEDLSGLITADAILEAVLEHLDAITVEQIYTEDVVTVNRDTTVGQAINMLREHGISRLPVLSDDGRLEGIVTTHDLRDVIIRDMDKATVGDRAGDIERILDIPVYDVMNSPVGTADPEEAVSAAVSRMFDDDYNGLVVTLDANDRQVGGVVTKTDVLRALTFTEEEAMDVQITNIDLLDAISREDIRTDIARVTDKYREMQVHHAHVRFQKHKEKLRGTPLIQCQIRVRTNRGQVAGSGEGYGADAAFHVALDKLERNVLEMKGIQSDEEYEGQLLRKLNEI, encoded by the coding sequence ATGGATATCGCTGATATTGCGACTACCGACTACACCGAGGCCGACGTCGGCGAACGCTTCGGGAAGATCCGGGCCGCCTTCGAGGAATCGAACCCCAAGGCGATTGTGATCACCGACGACGGCGAGTACGCGGGGATCGTGACCGAGCGCCAGATCCTCCAGTCCCACGTCGAAGACAACACGAAGGCCTCGGCGTTCATGCGCTCGGCACCGCGTATCGACCGCGCCGAGGACATCCGCGAGGTCGCGCGGATGCTCGTCGAGGGCGGCACCAAGGCCGCGCCCGTCTTCAACGGCGAGGATCTCTCGGGTCTCATCACCGCCGACGCCATCCTCGAGGCGGTGCTCGAACACCTCGACGCGATCACCGTCGAGCAGATCTACACCGAGGACGTCGTCACGGTCAACCGCGACACCACGGTCGGGCAGGCGATCAACATGCTTCGCGAACACGGCATCTCCCGGCTGCCGGTGCTCTCGGACGACGGCCGGCTCGAGGGCATCGTCACGACTCACGACCTCCGTGACGTCATCATCCGGGACATGGACAAGGCGACCGTCGGCGACCGGGCGGGCGACATCGAACGGATCCTCGACATTCCGGTCTACGACGTGATGAACAGCCCCGTCGGGACCGCCGATCCCGAGGAGGCCGTCAGCGCCGCCGTCTCGCGGATGTTCGACGACGACTACAACGGGCTGGTCGTCACGCTCGACGCGAACGACCGCCAGGTCGGCGGCGTCGTCACCAAGACGGACGTGCTTCGTGCGCTCACGTTCACCGAGGAGGAGGCGATGGACGTCCAGATCACCAACATCGACCTGCTCGACGCCATCTCCCGGGAGGACATCCGCACGGACATCGCCCGGGTCACCGACAAGTACCGCGAGATGCAGGTCCACCACGCCCACGTTCGCTTCCAGAAACACAAGGAGAAGCTCCGCGGGACGCCGCTGATCCAGTGTCAGATCCGCGTTCGGACCAACCGCGGACAGGTCGCCGGAAGCGGCGAGGGCTACGGCGCCGACGCCGCCTTCCACGTCGCGCTCGATAAGCTCGAACGGAACGTCCTCGAGATGAAGGGGATCCAGAGCGACGAGGAGTACGAGGGTCAGCTCCTGCGGAAGCTCAACGAGATCTGA